In Sulfitobacter sp. OXR-159, one DNA window encodes the following:
- a CDS encoding alpha/beta hydrolase, which translates to MRSFLDKASAAAALSNDEAVLFVHGYNNNYAEAVYRHAQIAWDYEMRGPQIHFAWPSAADPLEYAYDRDSVLIARDTLVPLLLELLQESRLRLSVVGHSMGSHLIMEALRQIALGSGFIASR; encoded by the coding sequence ATGCGGTCCTTTCTGGACAAAGCGAGCGCGGCTGCCGCCCTTTCAAACGATGAAGCTGTCCTCTTTGTGCATGGCTACAACAATAATTACGCGGAAGCTGTCTACCGTCATGCGCAGATTGCTTGGGATTACGAGATGCGTGGTCCGCAGATCCATTTCGCCTGGCCATCGGCGGCTGATCCGCTGGAATACGCCTACGACCGGGACAGTGTGCTGATCGCCCGCGATACCCTTGTCCCGCTGTTGCTGGAATTGTTGCAAGAAAGTCGGCTACGGCTTTCTGTGGTCGGCCATTCGATGGGAAGTCATTTGATTATGGAGGCGCTGAGACAGATCGCCCTAGGGTCAGGATTCATAGCCAGTAGATGA
- a CDS encoding McrC family protein: MRRLTFRERESVSIGPNGEISELEAEGIARLAGRLPPGALAWGHRALKFGPFCGVLQTGQLAIEILPKIDHGSVNEEMRGLLVAMLARSGELATKRVGDAGLGHQHNHLLDVFIEDFCSQVKSALRGGAIARYSERTENLNAIRGRLELTNHLCANVFDRSRLLCRFDERSFDNPYNQALKAVILLLLRFALSPRTRAMVAALLHRFDEVRDRRITTRDIDALHLDRTIRHWGPVFARARWLLASLLPDVRTGDAAGSALLFNMEKLFEMVLGLRIRHACQASASNHISVGLQSPVKNLAISGFQLRPDITIQNGSESFAIIDAKWKRLDLIKSNSGVSSSDAYQMNAYANRYRCSRLALVYPASVDCPPGKITEFVLRTKEQPILEVIAMDVRELAFGSGIPADLAGMIPSEWHRKQASL; this comes from the coding sequence ATGAGGCGCCTAACCTTCCGCGAGAGGGAAAGCGTCAGCATTGGTCCGAACGGTGAAATTAGCGAACTGGAGGCAGAAGGCATCGCAAGACTTGCCGGACGTTTGCCCCCCGGAGCCCTCGCATGGGGTCACCGCGCACTGAAGTTTGGGCCCTTCTGTGGGGTCTTGCAGACCGGGCAGTTGGCGATCGAAATACTGCCTAAGATCGACCATGGGAGCGTTAACGAGGAAATGCGCGGACTGTTGGTGGCTATGCTTGCGCGGTCAGGTGAACTTGCAACAAAGCGGGTGGGCGATGCCGGTCTCGGGCACCAGCACAATCATCTCCTAGACGTTTTCATCGAAGATTTTTGCAGCCAGGTGAAATCCGCGCTACGAGGCGGGGCCATCGCCCGATACTCTGAGAGGACAGAGAACCTGAACGCCATCCGCGGACGGCTCGAGCTAACCAACCATCTGTGCGCGAACGTATTCGACCGTTCGCGGCTGCTATGTCGTTTCGATGAGCGCAGCTTTGACAATCCCTATAATCAAGCGCTTAAGGCGGTCATCCTCCTTCTGCTTAGGTTTGCGCTGAGTCCACGGACCCGAGCGATGGTGGCGGCACTCCTCCATCGCTTCGACGAGGTAAGGGACCGAAGGATCACGACCCGCGACATTGACGCGCTCCACCTTGACCGCACAATTCGACACTGGGGGCCAGTGTTCGCACGGGCCCGGTGGCTCTTGGCAAGTCTGCTTCCGGATGTCCGCACTGGCGACGCAGCTGGTTCGGCACTGCTATTTAACATGGAAAAGCTCTTCGAGATGGTGCTGGGACTGCGCATCCGACATGCGTGTCAGGCAAGCGCGAGTAATCACATTTCAGTCGGACTGCAAAGCCCGGTGAAAAACCTTGCCATATCGGGTTTCCAGCTTCGGCCCGACATTACTATTCAAAACGGCAGCGAGAGCTTTGCGATCATAGATGCGAAATGGAAACGCCTCGATTTAATCAAGTCAAACTCAGGCGTTTCAAGCAGCGACGCATATCAGATGAACGCGTATGCCAACCGCTACCGCTGCAGTCGTCTGGCGCTCGTCTACCCGGCCTCTGTGGACTGCCCGCCAGGAAAGATCACGGAGTTCGTACTCAGAACGAAAGAACAGCCAATCTTGGAGGTAATCGCGATGGATGTTCGCGAGCTTGCTTTCGGCAGTGGGATTCCGGCTGATCTTGCGGGGATGATCCCGAGCGAATGGCACCGGAAACAGGCATCACTGTAG
- a CDS encoding WYL domain-containing protein, translating to MVSEKSELRWGVAQRIEFIEFRLFWEGHVNRSDLMEQFGLSVNQASADLNRYIGVVPDNMVYNKSARTYVRGPDYAPHFIKPDASRYLAQLRSLADGIMDSDDTWIAELPSYDAAPTLTRGVNPVILRSVVGAIRRSEAIEVKYQSLSRPEPCWRWIAPHAIGFDGFRWHTRAFCQMDEVFKDFMLSRIISTGSVEASEVTDAADADWQEQVTLEIAPHPELSESQKKVIALDYGMRDGKTKISVRRAIVHYALKRLGLDTDPAARQPKDQQIVLLNPGVIGPRNE from the coding sequence ATGGTTAGTGAAAAGTCGGAGCTTCGCTGGGGTGTCGCGCAGCGCATCGAGTTCATCGAGTTCCGCTTGTTTTGGGAGGGGCATGTGAACCGTAGCGACTTGATGGAGCAGTTCGGGCTTTCGGTGAACCAAGCGTCCGCCGACTTGAACCGCTATATCGGGGTCGTGCCGGACAACATGGTCTACAACAAAAGTGCGCGGACATATGTCCGGGGACCGGACTATGCTCCACACTTCATCAAGCCTGACGCCAGCCGCTACCTCGCGCAGCTACGGTCTTTGGCTGACGGAATTATGGACAGCGACGATACCTGGATCGCTGAACTGCCATCCTATGATGCCGCACCAACGCTCACCCGCGGTGTGAACCCTGTCATTTTGCGATCAGTTGTCGGCGCTATCCGCCGTTCAGAAGCCATCGAGGTGAAGTATCAGTCCCTGTCACGCCCTGAGCCGTGTTGGCGGTGGATCGCGCCCCATGCCATCGGGTTCGATGGCTTCCGATGGCACACCCGGGCTTTCTGCCAGATGGATGAGGTGTTCAAGGACTTCATGCTCTCTCGCATCATCTCGACGGGAAGTGTTGAAGCCAGTGAGGTCACGGATGCAGCCGATGCGGACTGGCAAGAGCAGGTCACGCTTGAAATCGCCCCCCACCCAGAGCTGTCCGAAAGCCAAAAGAAAGTAATCGCGCTCGACTATGGAATGCGAGATGGCAAAACAAAGATCTCCGTTCGGCGCGCCATAGTTCACTACGCGCTCAAACGGCTCGGGCTCGACACAGATCCAGCTGCGCGGCAACCAAAGGATCAGCAGATTGTTCTACTCAACCCCGGCGTGATCGGCCCTCGCAATGAGTAA
- the brxC gene encoding BREX system P-loop protein BrxC: MQLRSLYRQDPTARKLVNEGVANVNDGTSSLARDVLRYELETFVCDGQYGSGMAHILDTYLKNIDQAQQPAVWVSGFFGSGKSHMVKMLRALWLDTTFDDGATARGIADLPQDVRDQLKELTVQSRRYGGLHAASGTLGAGASGSVRLALLRIVFKSVGLPEQYPLARFAMWLRKEGIEEQVRAHVEASGYDWDEELANFYVAEGLHAALIEAKPQLFASSNSMIDALQNTYPNVQDVSNQEMISAIRTAISRENRLPLTLIVLDEVQQFIGTSGDRAIEVQEMVEAVVKDESLGGKLTFVGTGQTAVTGTPTLAKLQGRFTIRIELSDTDVDAVVRQVILAKNAESKPNIEAMMQENIGEISRHLSGTNIGHRQHDVAFFTQDYPILPVRRRFWEAANRVLDASGTDSQLRNQLSLIHKAIRESADQNVGFVVPADFLYFDGADKLLQSRILPRKLHEKTMSWIHGSDDQKLTARACGIIFLINKIGSTNSEIGIKATIDTIADLLVDDLPTGSSGLRSKLPKLLDACDLIMRVGDEYRIQTEESSAWNDEFLSQKATLANQSHRIEAERDDLIRKKFGTLVGRVSLPHGDSKVTRDVSAIFDPSLPPDANKRIYVWIRDGWATDDNSVRADARQAGNQSPTVFVFIPRRSADDLRNNILEFKAASATLDKRGAPDNPEGKEARGAMETIRQVAEAKINELILEAMSGARVFQGGGNELTGNGLQATVTEGAENSLTRLYPQFAVADNTGWSKVYDNAHKGAPDALKAVGHEGEPEKNAVCKAVLSFIAGGKKGTDIRDHFEGPPFGWSRDAVDGALLALLVSGLIRAEDEQHRACDAKTLERKSIGKASFIVEATTISTPQRIQIRKVLQKVGIAAKQGEELSSIPQFVQSITDLAKRAGGEAPKPKTPDLTLVDDIRRAAGNEQLLSIYNSRDELTSSIDAWTLQAKEIDARWPSWETLRRLAERANGLTDAEVLRTQVQAIEDQRQLLADPDPIKPLVASFTQMLRDELNRLVGAYKQQHEAGIAKLKADDNWQKLKPDQRNRLLAEQKLTNSDMPEVKVGSAAEVLQTLQTLTLSAFEDRVKSLSSRFNEVQTQAAEMMEPTAKTIHLPSRTLKSEADLEAWLDEARKDLAAALAQGPVIIR, from the coding sequence ATGCAACTTCGCTCGCTCTATCGGCAAGATCCCACGGCCCGTAAACTCGTCAACGAAGGCGTCGCAAACGTGAATGATGGCACGTCGTCACTTGCGAGGGACGTATTGCGGTATGAGCTCGAGACCTTTGTATGTGACGGACAGTATGGCTCCGGGATGGCGCATATCCTTGACACCTATCTGAAAAATATTGACCAGGCACAGCAGCCTGCTGTCTGGGTCAGCGGCTTCTTTGGGTCTGGTAAATCCCACATGGTGAAGATGCTTCGCGCACTTTGGTTAGACACCACTTTTGACGACGGTGCGACCGCCCGAGGCATAGCAGACCTGCCCCAAGACGTTCGCGATCAGCTAAAGGAATTGACGGTTCAATCTCGTCGTTATGGTGGCCTTCACGCAGCCTCGGGAACGCTCGGCGCTGGCGCCAGCGGTAGCGTTCGCCTTGCCCTGCTTAGAATTGTGTTTAAATCGGTCGGGTTGCCAGAACAATATCCTCTCGCTCGGTTCGCAATGTGGTTGAGGAAGGAAGGAATAGAGGAACAGGTTCGCGCTCACGTAGAAGCAAGTGGATATGACTGGGATGAAGAACTCGCCAATTTCTACGTGGCGGAAGGGCTTCATGCAGCCCTAATCGAAGCAAAGCCACAGCTATTTGCCTCATCCAATTCCATGATTGATGCTCTTCAAAACACTTATCCGAACGTTCAGGACGTCTCCAATCAGGAAATGATTTCCGCTATTCGGACAGCCATTTCACGCGAAAACAGACTTCCTTTAACCTTGATCGTACTCGATGAAGTTCAGCAATTCATTGGCACCAGTGGCGATCGAGCTATCGAAGTTCAGGAAATGGTCGAAGCGGTAGTAAAAGACGAAAGCCTCGGCGGCAAGCTCACTTTTGTCGGAACCGGTCAAACCGCGGTCACTGGGACGCCCACCCTTGCAAAGCTACAGGGTCGTTTCACTATCCGCATCGAACTATCAGATACGGACGTAGATGCAGTGGTGAGGCAGGTTATACTTGCTAAGAACGCCGAGTCCAAACCCAATATCGAAGCTATGATGCAAGAAAATATTGGCGAGATATCACGGCACTTGAGTGGGACCAACATCGGCCACCGGCAACATGACGTCGCTTTCTTTACGCAGGATTACCCTATCCTTCCTGTTCGTCGGCGCTTCTGGGAAGCCGCTAATCGAGTTCTTGACGCCTCGGGTACCGATAGTCAGCTTCGTAACCAGCTTAGTCTTATTCATAAAGCGATAAGAGAAAGTGCTGATCAAAACGTTGGGTTCGTGGTCCCGGCAGATTTCCTCTATTTTGACGGTGCGGATAAGCTTTTGCAGTCCAGAATCCTGCCGCGAAAGCTGCATGAAAAGACGATGTCTTGGATACATGGAAGTGACGATCAAAAATTAACGGCTCGCGCTTGCGGCATCATTTTTCTGATCAACAAGATCGGAAGCACTAATTCTGAAATTGGAATTAAGGCGACGATTGATACAATCGCAGATCTGCTAGTCGACGATCTTCCAACGGGCTCTTCTGGGCTTCGAAGCAAGCTGCCTAAGCTTCTCGACGCGTGCGATCTCATCATGCGAGTCGGCGATGAGTATCGAATACAGACAGAAGAAAGCTCGGCTTGGAACGACGAGTTCCTCAGTCAGAAAGCCACGTTAGCAAACCAATCGCATCGTATCGAAGCAGAACGCGATGACCTCATCCGGAAGAAATTTGGTACTCTTGTTGGGCGTGTTTCGCTACCTCATGGCGACTCAAAAGTGACACGGGATGTGAGCGCGATCTTCGATCCATCGCTTCCGCCCGATGCCAACAAGAGAATCTATGTGTGGATACGTGACGGCTGGGCAACTGACGACAATTCGGTTCGCGCAGACGCTCGTCAGGCTGGCAATCAATCCCCCACGGTATTTGTCTTTATCCCCCGACGCTCTGCAGATGATCTGCGAAACAATATTCTTGAGTTCAAGGCGGCTAGTGCAACTCTCGATAAGCGTGGCGCTCCAGACAACCCTGAAGGAAAGGAAGCGCGCGGCGCGATGGAGACCATTCGTCAGGTTGCCGAAGCGAAAATCAACGAATTGATCTTGGAGGCCATGTCCGGCGCCCGCGTATTCCAAGGTGGGGGTAACGAGCTAACCGGGAATGGGCTGCAGGCAACAGTTACTGAAGGGGCAGAGAACTCGCTCACCAGGCTCTACCCCCAGTTTGCGGTCGCGGACAATACTGGCTGGTCCAAAGTGTATGATAACGCCCACAAGGGAGCGCCGGACGCCCTGAAAGCAGTCGGCCATGAAGGGGAGCCTGAAAAGAACGCTGTCTGCAAAGCTGTCCTATCGTTCATCGCCGGAGGGAAAAAGGGAACGGACATCCGAGATCATTTTGAGGGTCCGCCGTTTGGCTGGTCGCGTGATGCAGTCGATGGCGCACTACTAGCACTTCTTGTGTCCGGATTGATCAGAGCAGAGGACGAACAGCACCGCGCTTGTGATGCGAAGACATTGGAACGCAAATCGATTGGCAAGGCGTCATTCATTGTCGAAGCAACGACCATCTCAACTCCGCAGCGCATTCAAATTCGAAAGGTTCTTCAGAAGGTCGGAATTGCCGCGAAACAAGGTGAGGAGCTTTCGTCGATTCCGCAGTTTGTTCAAAGTATCACGGATCTCGCCAAACGTGCGGGGGGCGAGGCTCCAAAGCCTAAGACCCCCGACCTGACTTTGGTCGATGATATTAGACGAGCCGCTGGCAACGAACAGCTCTTGTCCATCTACAACAGCAGGGACGAACTCACATCCTCTATTGATGCTTGGACCTTACAGGCAAAAGAAATCGACGCTCGCTGGCCGAGCTGGGAAACCCTGCGACGCCTTGCGGAAAGGGCCAACGGCCTGACTGACGCTGAAGTGTTGCGTACGCAGGTCCAAGCAATCGAGGATCAGCGTCAATTACTGGCTGATCCTGATCCAATAAAGCCGCTGGTCGCCAGTTTCACGCAGATGCTTCGTGACGAACTTAATCGTCTCGTGGGGGCTTACAAACAGCAGCACGAGGCTGGAATAGCCAAGCTAAAGGCCGACGATAACTGGCAGAAGCTTAAGCCTGATCAACGTAACCGCCTTCTCGCCGAACAGAAACTGACCAACAGTGACATGCCGGAAGTGAAGGTCGGCAGCGCTGCTGAGGTCCTTCAGACACTGCAGACTTTGACATTGTCCGCGTTTGAAGACCGGGTGAAGTCGCTCTCATCCCGCTTCAATGAGGTTCAGACCCAAGCGGCTGAGATGATGGAGCCAACGGCCAAGACCATCCATCTGCCCAGCCGCACGCTGAAGTCCGAGGCGGACCTCGAGGCATGGCTCGACGAAGCCCGCAAAGACCTTGCCGCAGCCCTTGCTCAGGGCCCCGTGATTATTCGATAG
- a CDS encoding BREX protein BrxB domain-containing protein, which yields MSRVKRLVKSYAQFISIPWRDDAAAAQRVVFCVYHETEERALRATIDEFELASRQAGHDWHLHELTDTFAEWLASQRYAKSYFEKPSLLATIYPRYLEHLALDFERRISEMESPHNSVIAISGVGSLFGFLKVKDVVDRLAPMVSGRLVIFFPGSYEDNNYRLLDGYDGWNYLAVPITADKIY from the coding sequence ATGAGCCGAGTCAAGCGCCTCGTGAAATCGTACGCTCAGTTCATCTCTATACCCTGGCGAGATGACGCAGCTGCGGCCCAGCGAGTGGTCTTTTGCGTCTATCATGAGACCGAGGAGCGAGCACTTAGAGCCACAATAGATGAGTTTGAATTGGCATCCAGACAAGCTGGACACGATTGGCACCTCCACGAGCTGACAGACACATTCGCAGAGTGGTTGGCATCACAGCGATATGCGAAATCCTACTTCGAAAAGCCAAGCCTTTTGGCGACAATATATCCAAGATACTTGGAGCATCTGGCCTTGGATTTTGAGCGCCGCATCTCTGAGATGGAGTCGCCCCACAATAGTGTAATTGCTATATCCGGCGTTGGTAGTTTGTTTGGGTTTCTCAAAGTCAAAGATGTGGTCGATCGCCTGGCTCCAATGGTATCGGGCAGACTCGTGATATTTTTCCCCGGCAGTTACGAAGACAATAATTATCGGCTTCTCGACGGCTATGATGGCTGGAACTACTTGGCCGTTCCGATAACAGCTGACAAAATTTACTGA
- a CDS encoding McrB family protein has protein sequence MSKYNPNRQVKPIYEAAGQWRKRSLTAEHSILSEDKSLWTNELLNELDQRFVKNLDAGKGDFLSKLKVQLSEGSPACRQLMAETLWLLLLFPSNVGAAKKRENVQEIWSWSGDDLDVAHPLINDDVLEGIGSAGTAYNTHRWRELVFLIGAMRDFKARNATDSEQIASDPWAFSGWLSSLPGARNRQLIHILPHLLFPETFERISSESDKRLILAGFGDKPEKEIRKWTTIEIDRALLDLRRRLEHEHGSDIDFYQEEFESQWKTQTKNWLLSWNPSRWNWDTFADDRAMTISGEKADNRWRCSSSKPREGDRVFLMQTGSPPKGIVAAGKVTRAPYDAEHWEQARADAGEVTRFVDVAFDSVRDATIDEIAPLEDLQTREPSQEWNPQSSGIEIKHKAARTLERLWKALPQVSTDTTAPKGDKGSGEALPKKSAPPLNLIIYGPPGTGKTYRLKNDYLPRYEDGAGDRFEFVTFHQSYAYEDFVEGIRPITEDGTVTYEVRPGVLKRLCERARRAPDTRFALFIDEINRGNVAKIFGELITLVEVDKRIRTDATGSRLASCKGLEVALPYSGERFGVPVNVDVIGTMNTADRSIALLDSALRRRFRFEELTPKPELLGSIDDGEGNTIDLRQLLQAMNARLSRLLHRDQALGHSYLYHVKSFDKLRRVFAQEILPFLQEAFYDDWRQIRYILADQAVDEELQLVRARKQSAALLFPKADPAEISDGEAFEIIRENDITPNAIRKIYEPPE, from the coding sequence GTGTCAAAGTATAATCCCAACCGCCAAGTCAAACCGATTTACGAGGCTGCGGGGCAGTGGCGGAAGAGATCGCTAACCGCTGAGCATTCGATCCTTTCTGAGGACAAGAGCCTTTGGACGAACGAACTTTTGAATGAACTTGACCAACGCTTCGTCAAAAACCTCGACGCCGGCAAAGGTGATTTTCTCTCAAAACTGAAAGTGCAGCTTTCAGAAGGATCTCCCGCTTGTCGGCAGCTGATGGCCGAGACCTTATGGTTGTTACTCCTATTCCCTTCCAACGTGGGTGCAGCCAAGAAGCGAGAGAACGTGCAGGAGATCTGGTCCTGGTCTGGAGATGACCTGGACGTAGCGCATCCGCTTATAAATGATGACGTACTGGAGGGCATTGGCTCAGCTGGAACTGCTTACAATACGCATCGGTGGCGCGAGTTAGTTTTCCTGATCGGTGCCATGCGCGATTTTAAGGCGCGCAACGCCACTGACAGCGAGCAGATCGCCTCGGACCCCTGGGCATTTTCCGGCTGGTTGAGCAGCCTTCCAGGGGCCCGGAACAGACAATTGATTCACATCCTGCCACACCTGCTGTTTCCTGAGACCTTCGAGCGGATCAGCTCCGAAAGCGATAAGCGTCTTATCCTCGCAGGTTTCGGTGACAAGCCGGAAAAGGAAATTCGGAAGTGGACTACAATTGAGATCGACCGCGCTTTGCTGGACCTGCGCCGTCGCCTGGAACACGAGCATGGCTCGGACATCGACTTTTACCAAGAAGAATTTGAGTCCCAATGGAAGACGCAGACAAAGAACTGGCTCCTCAGCTGGAACCCATCCAGATGGAACTGGGATACATTCGCGGACGACCGCGCCATGACCATCAGTGGCGAGAAGGCCGACAACCGCTGGCGATGCAGCTCGAGCAAACCGCGCGAGGGTGACCGCGTTTTTCTGATGCAGACCGGCAGTCCTCCGAAGGGCATTGTAGCTGCCGGCAAGGTTACGCGCGCGCCGTACGACGCAGAGCACTGGGAACAAGCCCGCGCCGATGCCGGAGAGGTGACGCGCTTCGTGGACGTGGCATTCGACTCCGTCCGCGACGCAACCATCGACGAGATTGCCCCTTTAGAAGACCTTCAGACCCGCGAACCCAGCCAAGAATGGAACCCGCAGTCCTCTGGGATTGAGATCAAGCACAAGGCGGCTAGGACCTTGGAGCGCCTCTGGAAGGCGCTGCCACAGGTATCGACAGACACAACTGCACCGAAGGGCGATAAGGGATCTGGAGAAGCGTTGCCGAAGAAATCCGCGCCGCCGCTGAATCTGATTATCTACGGCCCTCCAGGCACCGGTAAGACCTATCGCCTGAAGAACGATTATTTGCCGCGTTACGAGGATGGGGCCGGAGATCGTTTCGAGTTCGTCACTTTCCATCAGAGCTATGCATACGAGGATTTCGTCGAAGGGATACGTCCTATCACGGAGGACGGCACCGTCACATACGAAGTACGGCCGGGCGTACTGAAGCGGCTCTGCGAGCGTGCCCGACGCGCGCCTGATACGCGTTTCGCCCTCTTCATTGACGAGATCAATCGCGGGAATGTCGCGAAGATCTTCGGCGAGCTCATCACGCTGGTTGAGGTAGACAAGCGTATCCGCACCGATGCCACCGGGAGTCGGCTGGCGAGCTGCAAAGGCTTGGAGGTGGCGCTCCCCTACTCCGGTGAGCGTTTTGGGGTGCCGGTGAATGTAGATGTGATCGGCACCATGAATACCGCAGACCGCTCAATCGCCCTGCTCGACAGCGCCTTGCGGCGGCGGTTCCGGTTTGAAGAACTCACGCCGAAACCAGAACTGCTTGGATCAATTGACGATGGCGAGGGCAACACGATCGACCTGCGGCAATTACTGCAGGCGATGAATGCCCGCCTGTCCCGCCTGCTGCATCGAGACCAGGCCCTTGGCCACAGCTACCTTTATCATGTGAAATCGTTCGACAAGCTGCGCCGGGTCTTTGCACAGGAAATTCTGCCTTTCCTGCAAGAGGCGTTCTATGATGACTGGCGGCAGATCAGATACATCCTTGCCGACCAAGCGGTAGATGAGGAACTGCAACTCGTCCGGGCGCGGAAACAAAGTGCCGCCCTGCTCTTCCCTAAAGCGGATCCGGCCGAAATCAGTGATGGTGAGGCGTTCGAGATTATCCGAGAAAACGACATCACCCCGAACGCGATCCGCAAGATCTACGAGCCACCCGAATGA
- a CDS encoding IS5-like element ISPso2 family transposase (programmed frameshift), which yields MSDLFWLTDAQMARLAPFFPKSHGKPRVDDKRVLSGIIFINRNGLRWRDAPAAYGPHKTLYSRWKRWSEKGIFARMMAGLAAEHGEKTTVMIDATYLKAHRTATSMAAKKGGGGRLIGRTKGGMNTKLHAICDSQGRPIDLFVTAGQVSDYIGARALLSGLPKVKWLLGDRGYDADWFREALQDKGIRACIPGRKKRKTPVKYDKRRYKRRNRIEIMFGRLKDWRRVATRYDRCPKVFLSAIALAALVIYWL from the exons ATGAGCGATCTTTTCTGGCTGACCGACGCGCAGATGGCCCGTCTGGCTCCCTTTTTTCCCAAGTCACACGGGAAGCCCCGGGTAGATGACAAGAGGGTGCTGAGCGGGATTATCTTCATCAATCGCAATGGCTTGCGGTGGCGCGATGCGCCTGCTGCCTATGGTCCTCACAAGACGCTCTACAGCCGGTGGAAGCGTTGGAGCGAGAAGGGGATCTTCGCGCGGATGATGGCCGGGCTGGCGGCAGAACACGGCGAGAAGACGACCGTGATGATCGACGCGACGTATCTTAAAGCCCACCGAACGGCGACCAGTATGGCCGCCAAAAAAGGGGGCG GTGGTCGCCTGATCGGTCGAACCAAAGGCGGCATGAACACCAAGCTGCACGCCATCTGCGACAGTCAGGGACGACCGATCGACCTGTTCGTCACCGCCGGACAGGTCAGTGATTACATCGGCGCACGGGCCCTGCTGAGCGGCCTGCCAAAGGTCAAATGGCTACTCGGGGATCGCGGCTATGATGCCGATTGGTTCAGAGAAGCGTTGCAGGACAAGGGGATACGCGCCTGCATCCCAGGCCGAAAGAAGCGCAAGACGCCGGTCAAATACGACAAGCGGAGATACAAGCGGCGCAATCGCATTGAGATCATGTTCGGAAGACTCAAGGACTGGAGGCGTGTGGCCACCCGATATGACCGATGCCCGAAGGTCTTCCTTTCGGCCATCGCCCTCGCCGCCCTCGTCATCTACTGGCTATGA